A region of Salvia splendens isolate huo1 chromosome 17, SspV2, whole genome shotgun sequence DNA encodes the following proteins:
- the LOC121773638 gene encoding 14-3-3-like protein B encodes MMAREENVYMAKLAEQAERYEEMVEFMEKVSGSLAENEELSVEERNLLSVAYKNVIGARRASWRIISSIEQKEESKGNEDHVATIKTYRSKIEKELCNICDGILKMLDQRLVPSASSGDSKVFYLKMKGDYHRYLAEFKTGADRKEAAESTLSAYKAAQDIANSDLAPTHPIRLGLALNFSVFYYEILNSPDRACSLAKQAFDEAIAELDTLGEESYKDSTLIMQLLRDNLTLWTSDVQEEGADEIKEASKAEEGQQQ; translated from the exons ATGATGGCACGAGAGGAGAACGTGTACATGGCAAAGCTGGCGGAGCAGGCGGAGAGGTACGAGGAGATGGTGGAGTTCATGGAGAAGGTGTCTGGGTCTCTGGCGGAGAATGAGGAGCTGAGCGTGGAGGAACGGAATCTGCTGTCAGTGGCTTACAAGAACGTAATCGGGGCGAGGCGTGCTTCATGGCGGATAATCTCGTCGATAGAGCAGAAGGAGGAGTCCAAGGGAAACGAGGATCACGTGGCCACCATCAAGACCTATCGCTCCAAGATCGAGAAGGAGCTCTGCAACATTTGCGACGGCATTCTTAAGATGCTCGACCAGCGCCTCGTCCCTTCTGCTTCCTCCGGCGACTCTAAGGTCTTCTACCTTAAGATGAAGGGGGACTACCACAGGTACTTGGCTGAGTTTAAGACCGGCGCTGACAGAAAAGAAGCTGCTGAGAGCACTCTCTCAGCCTACAAGGCTGCTCAG GACATTGCTAACTCCGATCTGGCTCCCACGCATCCAATCCGACTTGGATTGGCTCTCAATTTCTCCGTTTTCTACTACGAGATTCTCAACTCCCCTGACCGAGCCTGTAGTCTTGCAAAACAA gCATTTGATGAAGCTATTGCTGAGTTGGATACCTTGGGCGAGGAGTCCTACAAAGACAGCACATTGATCATGCAGCTTCTTCGTGATAACCTCACTTTATGGACCTCTGACGTTCAG GAGGAAGGTGCTGATGAGATAAAGGAAGCCTCCAAAGCTGAAGAGGGGCAGCAGCAGTGA
- the LOC121773544 gene encoding G-type lectin S-receptor-like serine/threonine-protein kinase At5g35370, giving the protein MGRPPVFPFYLFILCTLFSPSPALAGPISVPSIPINFTASYLQFIDNSGAFLASENSSFQARITNSKPESRSLYFVIIHVASHTIVWSANRNRHISQSSQLRLTAQGLTLYNDSTHPIWSTPPNPTPVSSMHLLESGNLLLLDSTNNILWQSFDSPTDLLVSGQTLPAGKSLVASSGDDGELSQGSYRLVVGDDDAVLQWNGMVYWKLSMDENTFRDTSLPVDFLMFNATGLFLMGGNGQKIVMKRIIKGNSQGLAFAKLDYKGLLSVVSFDSIDRSSNQVMDGPSDRCQIPMICKKLDVCSSGGSCRCAPGFHNDPRMNNGDCIPTDTSLVFPDSCNNHTDFKYLSLRNELDYFSNDFTDPVIRGVNISLCQSLCSKNCSCLGVFFSQRFGSCYMITDYLGSMKSGSGDRVGYVKMVAVGVPNSDVKDKPGFPTIVAVLLPSSVVLAIAVVVLVCLRRRFSRSKQDDEEMDLVSIPGLPVRIDYAELAEATENFKNQIGSGGFGTVYKGTLLDGSEVAVKKITCLGSQGKREFLTEIAVIGKIHHVNLVRLRGFCAHGPQKLLVYEYMMRGSLDRTLFQGDTVLDWKERCEIALGAARGLAYLHSGCEHKIIHCDVKPENILLHHKSQVKISDFGLSKLLTPEQSGLFTTLRGTRGYLAPEWLTSSAITDKSDVYSYGMVLLEIIRGSKNSTTRSNSSAAALSPCPSTWDSAGQQRVYFPLLALEMHVEGNYLELVDPRLAGQVRSHEVEKMVRIALCCVHEDPNLRPTMTNVVGMLEGVVPLVEPRLKSLNFLRFYGRRFAESSTMSEGTQPNQLMLYRQPTSSTSSTASYNSFSYVSSQQVSGPR; this is encoded by the coding sequence ATGGGCCGACCACCGGTTTTCCCCTTTTACCTCTTCATCCTCTGCACTCTTTTCTCACCCTCTCCAGCCTTGGCCGGCCCGATCTCCGTCCCATCCATACCGATCAACTTCACAGCTTCTTATCTCCAATTCATAGACAATTCTGGCGCCTTCTTGGCCTCCGAGAATAGCTCTTTTCAGGCCCGAATAACCAACTCCAAGCCCGAATCCAGATCCTTGTATTTCGTCATCATCCACGTCGCCTCCCACACGATTGTCTGGTCGGCCAACCGCAACCGCCACATCTCCCAGTCTTCTCAGCTCCGTCTCACGGCGCAGGGGCTAACTCTCTACAATGACTCCACTCACCCCATCTGGTCAACCCCTCCAAATCCCACGCCCGTTTCTTCTATGCACCTTCTCGAATCTGGAAACTTACTCCTCCTCGATTCCACCAACAACATCCTCTGGCAGTCGTTCGATTCCCCCACCGATCTGCTCGTCTCCGGGCAGACGCTGCCCGCAGGGAAATCGCTGGTGGCGTCGTCGGGCGATGACGGGGAACTGTCGCAGGGAAGCTACAGGCTAGTCGTGGGCGACGACGACGCGGTGCTGCAGTGGAACGGGATGGTTTACTGGAAGCTCTCCATGGACGAGAACACGTTCCGGGACACGAGTCTCCCCGTCGATTTCCTGATGTTCAACGCTACAGGTTTATTCTTAATGGGTGGAAATGGCCAAAAGATTGTGATGAAAAGAATCATTAAGGGAAATTCTCAGGGTTTGGCGTTTGCAAAACTCGATTACAAGGGATTGCTGAGCGTTGTGAGCTTTGATTCTATTGATAGAAGTAGTAATCAGGTGATGGATGGCCCCAGTGATAGGTGCCAGATTCCGATGATATGCAAGAAGCTCGATGTCTGCAGCAGTGGAGGTTCGTGTCGGTGTGCGCCTGGATTTCACAACGATCCTAGGATGAACAATGGTGATTGCATTCCAACTGATACTTCTCTTGTTTTCCCTGATTCCTGCAACAACCATACGGATTTCAAGTATCTTAGTTTGAGGAATGAATTGGATTACTTCTCAAATGACTTCACCGATCCCGTGATCCGCGGCGTCAACATTTCCTTGTGTCAGAGTCTGTGCTCCAAAAACTGCTCATGTTTGGGCGTTTTCTTCAGCCAGAGATTTGGGTCGTGTTACATGATCACAGACTATTTAGGCTCAATGAAGTCGGGCTCGGGAGACCGCGTCGGATATGTCAAAATGGTTGCTGTCGGAGTTCCAAACAGTGATGTAAAGGATAAGCCTGGTTTCCCGACAATCGTTGCGGTGCTATTACCATCATCGGTGGTTCTAGCAATCGCCGTTGTCGTCCTAGTCTGCTTAAGGAGAAGATTCTCGAGATCGAAGCAGGATGATGAGGAGATGGATTTGGTTTCCATCCCAGGGCTGCCGGTGAGGATTGACTACGCGGAGCTCGCCGAGGCTACTGAAAATTTCAAGAACCAAATTGGCTCCGGCGGATTCGGAACAGTGTATAAAGGGACTCTCCTCGACGGAAGTGAGGTAGCGGTGAAGAAGATCACGTGCTTAGGATCACAAGGGAAGAGAGAGTTCCTCACTGAGATTGCCGTTATCGGGAAAATCCATCACGTCAATCTCGTGAGGCTCAGAGGCTTCTGCGCTCACGGCCCGCAGAAGCTTCTTGTCTACGAGTACATGATGCGCGGCTCCTTGGATCGCACTCTGTTCCAAGGCGACACCGTTTTGGATTGGAAGGAGCGGTGCGAAATTGCGTTGGGGGCGGCTAGAGGACTGGCCTACTTGCACTCCGGCTGCGAGCACAAGATTATCCACTGCGACGTCAAGCCAGAGAACATACTCCTCCACCACAAATCGCAGGTCAAGATCTCCGATTTCGGCCTCTCGAAGCTGCTCACTCCAGAGCAGTCCGGTCTGTTCACGACCTTGAGGGGCACGCGCGGGTATCTCGCTCCAGAGTGGCTGACGAGCTCGGCCATTACGGACAAAAGCGATGTATATAGTTATGGCATGGTGCTGCTGGAGATTATAAGGGGAAGCAAGAATTCGACGACGAGGAGCAATAGCTCTGCTGCTGCCCTGTCTCCGTGCCCCTCAACATGGGATTCGGCAGGGCAGCAGCGCGTGTACTTCCCTCTCCTCGCTCTAGAGATGCACGTAGAGGGGAATTACCTGGAGCTGGTGGACCCAAGGTTGGCAGGCCAAGTCAGAAGCCACGAGGTTGAGAAGATGGTCCGTATAGCACTATGCTGCGTGCACGAGGACCCCAACTTGAGGCCCACCATGACTAATGTGGTCGGGATGCTAGAAGGAGTGGTGCCTTTGGTCGAGCCTAGATTGAAATCACTAAATTTTTTGAGGTTTTATGGACGTAGATTTGCGGAGTCATCTACTATGAGTGAAGGGACACAGCCGAACCAGCTCATGTTGTATAGGCAGCCTACCTCGAGTACTTCTTCCACTGCTTCctataattctttctcctatgtATCTTCACAACAAGTTTCTGGCCCCCGATAG